One Deinococcus grandis DNA window includes the following coding sequences:
- a CDS encoding V-type ATPase subunit subunit G family protein, which translates to MDVSSRVLSELASREAALDAQIETARAQAQETVDAAQARAASILRDAEARVKAMQAEQDQQLARDVQQVREESSVSAQAQAQAIRARAEAKLGEAVDTIMRAVLP; encoded by the coding sequence TTGGACGTCTCAAGTCGAGTCTTAAGTGAACTGGCCAGCCGCGAGGCAGCGCTGGACGCGCAGATCGAAACGGCCCGCGCGCAGGCGCAGGAAACCGTGGACGCTGCCCAGGCGCGGGCCGCGAGCATCCTCCGCGACGCGGAAGCCCGCGTGAAGGCCATGCAGGCCGAGCAGGACCAGCAGCTCGCACGCGACGTGCAGCAGGTGCGCGAGGAATCCAGCGTCAGCGCCCAGGCGCAGGCGCAGGCCATCCGCGCCCGCGCGGAAGCCAAACTGGGCGAGGCCGTGGACACCATCATGAGGGCGGTGCTTCCGTGA
- a CDS encoding V-type ATP synthase subunit F, whose product MTQPNTQRVAVLSDAETATGYRLAGAAVIEATPDTALATLERLITEGQYGLVAVDTGLIPDPATATARVMRGRDLPILLPIPSLRDAFNPDTVDAKAYMGKLVRDTIGFDIKL is encoded by the coding sequence ATGACCCAGCCCAACACGCAACGCGTCGCGGTGCTGAGTGACGCCGAAACCGCCACCGGCTACCGCCTGGCCGGAGCCGCCGTGATCGAGGCCACCCCCGACACGGCCCTCGCCACCCTGGAACGCCTGATCACCGAAGGTCAGTACGGCCTCGTCGCCGTCGACACCGGCCTGATCCCGGACCCGGCCACCGCCACCGCCCGCGTCATGCGCGGCCGGGACCTGCCGATCCTGCTGCCCATCCCCAGCCTGCGCGACGCGTTCAACCCGGACACCGTCGACGCGAAGGCCTACATGGGCAAACTGGTGCGCGACACCATCGGCTTCGATATCAAACTGTAA
- a CDS encoding ATP synthase subunit K: MTKYNKIVLASLAFALVSTGLAAEAGAANNDGLYQGLRAVGAGLALGLGAIGTGIAQARIGSSLVGAVAEDPSKAGSLLLYFLLPETLVIFGFLALFILN; encoded by the coding sequence ATGACCAAGTACAACAAGATCGTCCTCGCGTCCCTCGCCTTCGCCCTCGTCAGCACCGGTCTCGCCGCTGAAGCCGGCGCCGCCAACAACGACGGTCTGTACCAGGGCCTGCGCGCCGTCGGCGCCGGCCTCGCGCTCGGCCTCGGCGCCATCGGCACCGGTATCGCCCAGGCCCGCATCGGCTCCAGCCTCGTCGGCGCCGTCGCCGAGGACCCCAGCAAGGCCGGCAGCCTGCTGCTGTACTTCCTGCTGCCCGAAACCCTCGTGATCTTCGGCTTCCTCGCGCTGTTCATCCTGAACTGA
- a CDS encoding ammonium transporter has translation MRRTWPLLTLLGGTAAAQTPTLNGADTAFILLCSALVLLMTPGLAIFYGGLVRAGSVLNTMMMSFAALGIASVAWVAVGYTLAFGPGGNALIGGLSHAGLGNMAGELTGTIPTPLFAVFQILFAVITLAVVSGSVVERMRFPAFVLFGTLWVLLIYAPLAHWVWSSDGWLFKLGLLDFAGGTVVEVASGVSGLVAALVLGPRLGFPRMVSVPHNVPLVLLGTGLLWFGWMGFNAGSALAAGQTAAYALLNTNTAAAAALLTWLLWDQLRGGKPTAIGAATGAVVGLVAITPACGFVTPGGALLIGAVASTVSWFLVANKHRLLPDDALDVFACHGTAGVVGTLLTGVLASPVINPAGTGLLAGNPAQVGKQLIGVLAAAALAGAGTFVLLKLTALITPLRLTQQQEVRGVDLSEHQEEGYQEAQSPLAAPVFVGND, from the coding sequence ATGCGCCGCACGTGGCCCCTCCTGACCCTGCTGGGCGGCACCGCCGCCGCGCAGACCCCCACCCTCAACGGCGCCGACACCGCCTTCATCCTGCTGTGCTCGGCCCTGGTCCTGCTGATGACCCCGGGCCTGGCCATCTTCTACGGCGGCCTGGTCCGCGCGGGCAGCGTCCTGAACACCATGATGATGAGCTTCGCCGCGCTGGGCATCGCCAGCGTCGCCTGGGTCGCCGTCGGCTACACCCTGGCCTTCGGCCCCGGCGGGAACGCCCTGATCGGCGGCCTGAGCCACGCGGGCCTAGGGAACATGGCCGGTGAACTGACCGGCACCATCCCCACCCCGCTGTTCGCGGTGTTCCAGATCCTCTTCGCGGTCATCACCCTGGCGGTCGTCAGCGGCAGCGTCGTGGAACGCATGCGCTTCCCGGCGTTCGTGCTGTTCGGGACGCTGTGGGTCCTGCTGATCTACGCCCCGCTGGCCCACTGGGTCTGGAGCAGCGACGGCTGGCTGTTCAAGCTGGGCCTGCTGGACTTCGCGGGCGGCACCGTCGTCGAGGTCGCGTCCGGCGTCAGCGGCCTCGTCGCGGCGCTGGTCCTCGGGCCGCGCCTGGGTTTCCCCCGCATGGTCAGCGTGCCGCACAACGTCCCACTGGTCCTGCTGGGCACCGGCCTGCTGTGGTTCGGCTGGATGGGCTTCAACGCCGGCAGCGCCCTGGCCGCCGGGCAGACCGCCGCGTACGCCCTGCTGAACACGAACACCGCCGCCGCCGCCGCGCTGCTCACGTGGCTGCTGTGGGATCAGCTGCGCGGCGGGAAACCCACCGCCATCGGCGCCGCGACCGGCGCGGTCGTCGGACTGGTCGCCATCACGCCCGCCTGCGGCTTCGTCACGCCCGGCGGCGCGCTGCTGATCGGCGCGGTCGCCAGCACCGTCTCGTGGTTCCTGGTCGCCAACAAGCACCGCCTGCTGCCCGACGACGCGCTGGACGTCTTCGCCTGCCACGGCACCGCCGGGGTGGTCGGCACGCTCCTGACCGGGGTGCTCGCCAGCCCGGTCATCAACCCCGCCGGGACGGGCCTGCTGGCCGGGAACCCCGCGCAGGTCGGCAAGCAGCTGATCGGCGTGCTGGCCGCCGCCGCCCTGGCAGGCGCGGGCACGTTCGTCCTGCTGAAACTCACGGCGCTGATCACCCCGCTGCGCCTCACCCAGCAGCAGGAGGTGCGCGGCGTGGACCTCAGCGAACACCAGGAGGAGGGGTACCAGGAGGCGCAGAGCCCGCTGGCCGCCCCGGTGTTCGTCGGCAACGACTGA
- a CDS encoding ammonium transporter, which produces MTHLRKTLPLALMLGGAALAQTEAPKLDTGDTAWMIVASALVLLMTPGLAFFYGGLSRTQSVLNTMMMSVVCIGLVGVLWLLGGYSIAFAPGGNAFFSGLSNFGFNGLAGQLTGTIPSYIFAAFQAMFAIIAVALISGAVIERMRFGAFVLFGGLWSLLIYAPLAHWVWNADGWLFKLGALDFAGGTVIHIAAGVSGLVAASVLGARIGFPKTAHVPHNVPFVLLGAGLLWFGWMGFNAGSALAANQTAALAFMTTLIAPAAAMLTWLGLESVRTGKPTAVGAATGLVVGLVAITPACAFVSPLASVLVGALGAAASFAAVQFKARMKADDALDVFACHGVAGIVGALLTGALAFTTGSGKPWSEQMLIQIIGVAASVLWTGLGSFILLKLVGLVMPLRVPVSQEIAGIDVSAHSEQGYSDSETGLGAPVFVGGD; this is translated from the coding sequence ATGACCCACCTCCGCAAGACCCTCCCGCTGGCCCTGATGCTGGGCGGCGCGGCCCTCGCGCAGACCGAGGCGCCCAAACTCGACACCGGCGACACCGCCTGGATGATCGTCGCCTCTGCGCTGGTCCTCCTGATGACCCCCGGCCTCGCCTTCTTCTACGGCGGCCTGAGCCGCACCCAGAGCGTCCTGAACACCATGATGATGAGCGTCGTCTGCATCGGACTGGTCGGCGTGCTGTGGCTGCTCGGCGGGTACTCCATCGCGTTCGCGCCCGGCGGCAACGCCTTCTTCAGCGGCCTGAGCAACTTCGGCTTCAATGGTCTGGCGGGGCAGCTGACCGGCACCATCCCCAGCTACATCTTCGCGGCCTTCCAGGCGATGTTCGCGATCATCGCCGTCGCATTGATCAGCGGCGCGGTCATTGAGCGCATGCGCTTCGGGGCCTTCGTGCTGTTCGGCGGCCTCTGGAGCCTGCTGATCTACGCCCCGCTGGCCCACTGGGTCTGGAACGCCGACGGCTGGCTGTTCAAGCTGGGCGCGCTGGACTTCGCGGGCGGCACCGTCATCCACATCGCCGCCGGGGTCAGCGGTCTGGTCGCCGCGTCCGTGCTGGGCGCCCGCATCGGCTTCCCCAAGACCGCGCACGTGCCCCACAACGTCCCCTTCGTGCTGCTGGGCGCCGGCCTGCTGTGGTTCGGCTGGATGGGCTTCAACGCGGGCAGCGCGCTGGCCGCCAACCAGACCGCCGCGCTGGCCTTCATGACCACCCTGATCGCCCCCGCCGCCGCGATGCTCACCTGGCTGGGCCTGGAAAGCGTCCGCACCGGCAAACCCACCGCCGTGGGCGCCGCCACCGGTCTGGTCGTGGGTCTGGTCGCCATCACCCCCGCCTGCGCCTTCGTCTCCCCGCTCGCCTCGGTGCTGGTCGGCGCGCTGGGCGCCGCCGCGAGCTTCGCCGCCGTGCAGTTCAAGGCCCGCATGAAGGCCGACGACGCGCTGGACGTCTTCGCCTGCCACGGCGTCGCCGGGATCGTCGGCGCCCTGCTGACCGGCGCGCTGGCCTTCACCACCGGCAGCGGCAAGCCCTGGAGCGAGCAGATGCTCATCCAGATCATCGGCGTGGCGGCCAGCGTCCTCTGGACCGGACTGGGCTCCTTCATCCTGCTGAAACTGGTCGGGCTGGTCATGCCGCTGCGCGTTCCCGTCAGCCAGGAGATCGCCGGGATCGACGTCAGCGCCCACAGCGAGCAGGGCTACTCCGACAGCGAGACCGGCCTGGGTGCCCCCGTCTTCGTCGGCGGCGACTGA
- a CDS encoding V0D/AC39 family V-type ATPase subunit produces the protein MPDDYAYINTRVRIMRTKLLDGRSLDSALAAGSYQEFLRVLTETDLAANLRDTTTEQAGLAELDQALSRNLFDTARKVLGFADGDAKREIQALLMKWDLVNLKTVARGIITGRGTDAILANLIPGGTLKPAALQAAAQSTDLPGAAAAIALSGHPLAAALRTAAQAYASSNRMLDLEVALDQGYYRHALSVARNTSLRRYLSREIDITNALIARAGAGQPLDPSLFVAGGKLDAAGYARLSGGDAGGLSDVSAILDAPSLEDAEVAARTALDTATRNVAAGDPEGVGVILDFLRRKEIEIAKLRLIGRGKFYDLPTDQIRREVQA, from the coding sequence ATGCCCGACGACTACGCTTACATCAACACGCGCGTCCGCATCATGCGGACCAAACTGCTCGACGGACGCTCGCTTGACTCGGCGCTCGCCGCGGGCAGCTACCAGGAGTTCCTGCGGGTCCTGACCGAAACGGACCTCGCCGCGAACCTGCGCGACACCACCACCGAGCAGGCGGGCCTCGCCGAACTGGACCAGGCCTTGAGCCGCAACCTGTTCGACACCGCCCGCAAGGTCCTGGGCTTCGCCGACGGCGACGCCAAACGCGAAATCCAGGCCCTGCTCATGAAATGGGACCTCGTGAACCTCAAGACCGTCGCCCGCGGCATCATCACCGGCCGCGGCACCGACGCGATCCTGGCGAACCTGATCCCCGGCGGCACCCTGAAACCCGCCGCGCTGCAGGCCGCCGCGCAGAGCACCGACCTGCCCGGCGCCGCCGCCGCCATCGCCCTGAGCGGCCACCCGCTGGCCGCCGCGCTGCGCACGGCCGCGCAGGCCTACGCCAGCAGCAACCGCATGCTGGACCTGGAAGTCGCGCTGGACCAGGGCTACTACCGGCACGCGCTGAGCGTGGCGCGCAACACCAGCCTGCGCCGCTACCTCAGCCGCGAGATCGACATCACCAACGCCCTGATCGCCCGCGCGGGCGCCGGACAGCCCCTGGACCCCAGCCTGTTCGTCGCCGGCGGCAAGCTCGACGCGGCCGGCTACGCCCGCCTGAGCGGCGGCGACGCCGGCGGCCTGAGTGACGTCAGCGCGATCCTCGACGCCCCCAGCCTCGAAGACGCCGAGGTCGCCGCCCGCACCGCCCTGGACACCGCCACCCGCAACGTCGCGGCCGGTGACCCGGAAGGTGTCGGCGTGATCCTGGACTTCCTGCGCCGCAAGGAAATCGAGATCGCCAAACTCCGCCTGATCGGGCGCGGCAAGTTCTACGACCTGCCCACCGACCAGATCCGCCGCGAGGTGCAGGCATGA
- a CDS encoding P-II family nitrogen regulator codes for MKLVTAVVRPERVQQVKEALFQAGISGITLSRVSGHGGEQSVVEHYRGTRVMVEFHDKVEFRMVVSEPFVQAAIDAICKGARTGEVGDGKIFVQAMERVIRIRTGEEDTAALTPITETKLSPDQP; via the coding sequence ATGAAACTGGTCACGGCCGTCGTCCGGCCCGAACGGGTCCAGCAGGTCAAGGAAGCCCTCTTTCAGGCGGGCATCAGCGGCATCACCCTCTCGCGCGTCAGCGGGCACGGCGGCGAACAGTCCGTCGTGGAGCACTACCGCGGCACCCGCGTCATGGTGGAATTCCACGACAAGGTCGAGTTCCGCATGGTCGTCAGCGAACCCTTCGTGCAGGCCGCCATCGACGCGATCTGTAAGGGCGCGCGGACGGGCGAGGTCGGCGACGGCAAGATCTTCGTGCAGGCCATGGAACGCGTGATCCGCATCCGCACCGGTGAGGAGGACACGGCCGCCCTGACGCCCATCACCGAGACCAAACTCAGCCCGGACCAGCCCTGA
- a CDS encoding V-type ATP synthase subunit A — protein sequence MTQNKSGVVKSIAGPAVIADGMYGAKMYDIVRVGQERLVGEIIRLDGNTAFVQVYEDTSGLTVGEPVETTGLPLSVELGPGMLNGIYDGIQRPLGKIREASGDFIARGIEVSSLDRTQLWDFTPSVQVGDTVGGSAILGTVPEFSFTHKVLTPPDKGGRVAWIAPAGQYNIDQTIAKLEDGTELRMAHYWPVRAPRPVTKKLDPSLPFLTGMRILDVLFPLVMGGAAAIPGPFGSGKTVTQQSVAKYGNADIVVYVGCGERGNEMTDVLVEFPELEDPKTGGPLMHRTILIANTSNMPVAAREASVYTGITLAEYFRDQGYSVSLMADSTSRWAEALREISSRLEEMPAEEGYPPYLGAKLAAFYERAGAVKTLAGEDGAVSVIGAVSPAGGDMSEPVTQATLRITGAFWRLDAGLARRRHFPAINWNGSYSLFTPILDSWYRANVGEDFPELRQRIGTILQEEAALQEVVQLVGPDALQDNERLIIETGRMLRQDFLQQNGFDPVDASASMPKNYGLMRMFLKFYDQADAALRSGSTIDEIIQSPIIERLARARYTPEGDFAAYTDSVLGELDSSFKAVKA from the coding sequence ATGACGCAGAACAAGAGCGGCGTCGTGAAGAGCATCGCCGGACCCGCCGTCATCGCGGACGGGATGTACGGCGCGAAAATGTACGACATCGTCCGCGTGGGCCAGGAACGCCTCGTGGGCGAGATCATCCGACTGGACGGCAACACCGCCTTCGTCCAGGTGTACGAGGACACCAGCGGCCTGACCGTCGGTGAACCCGTCGAGACCACGGGCCTCCCCCTGAGCGTCGAACTGGGCCCCGGCATGCTGAACGGCATCTACGACGGCATCCAGCGCCCCCTGGGCAAGATCCGCGAGGCCAGCGGCGACTTCATCGCGCGCGGCATTGAGGTCTCCAGCCTGGACCGCACCCAGCTGTGGGACTTCACGCCCAGCGTGCAGGTCGGCGACACCGTCGGCGGCAGCGCCATCCTGGGCACCGTGCCCGAGTTCAGCTTCACGCACAAGGTCCTGACGCCCCCCGACAAGGGTGGCCGCGTCGCCTGGATCGCCCCGGCCGGTCAGTACAACATCGACCAGACCATCGCGAAACTGGAAGACGGCACCGAGCTGCGCATGGCCCACTACTGGCCCGTGCGCGCCCCGCGCCCCGTCACCAAGAAACTCGACCCCAGCCTGCCGTTCCTCACGGGCATGCGCATCCTGGACGTCCTGTTCCCCCTGGTCATGGGTGGCGCCGCCGCGATCCCCGGGCCCTTCGGTTCCGGCAAGACCGTGACCCAGCAGTCCGTCGCGAAGTACGGCAACGCCGATATCGTCGTGTACGTGGGCTGCGGTGAACGCGGCAACGAGATGACCGACGTGCTCGTGGAATTCCCCGAACTGGAAGACCCCAAGACCGGCGGCCCCCTGATGCACCGCACGATCCTGATCGCCAACACGTCCAACATGCCCGTGGCCGCCCGCGAAGCGAGCGTCTACACCGGCATCACGCTGGCCGAGTACTTCCGCGACCAGGGCTACAGCGTGTCCCTGATGGCCGACAGCACCAGCCGCTGGGCCGAGGCGCTCCGCGAAATCTCCTCCCGCCTGGAAGAGATGCCCGCCGAAGAAGGTTACCCGCCCTACCTGGGCGCCAAGCTGGCCGCGTTCTACGAGCGCGCCGGGGCCGTCAAGACCCTCGCCGGTGAAGACGGCGCGGTGTCCGTGATCGGCGCCGTCAGCCCCGCCGGCGGCGACATGTCCGAGCCCGTCACGCAGGCCACCCTGCGTATCACCGGCGCCTTCTGGCGTCTGGACGCCGGCCTCGCCCGCCGCCGTCACTTCCCCGCGATCAACTGGAACGGCTCCTACAGCCTGTTCACCCCGATCCTGGACTCCTGGTACCGCGCCAACGTCGGCGAGGACTTCCCGGAACTGCGCCAGCGCATCGGCACGATCCTCCAGGAAGAGGCCGCGCTGCAGGAAGTCGTGCAGCTCGTCGGCCCCGACGCCCTGCAGGACAACGAGCGCCTGATCATCGAGACCGGCCGCATGCTGAGGCAGGACTTCCTGCAGCAGAACGGCTTCGACCCCGTCGACGCCAGCGCCAGCATGCCCAAGAACTACGGCCTGATGCGCATGTTCCTGAAGTTCTACGACCAGGCCGACGCGGCCCTGAGGAGCGGCAGCACCATCGACGAAATCATCCAGAGCCCCATCATCGAGCGACTCGCCCGCGCCCGCTACACGCCCGAAGGTGACTTCGCCGCGTACACCGACAGCGTCCTCGGCGAGCTCGACAGCAGCTTCAAGGCGGTGAAAGCGTGA
- a CDS encoding V-type ATP synthase subunit I — translation MINPMQQVVIATRKRDSEAVIAALQDAGVLHLKPITGGPLSTGSLAGADAQSRREDERLLARAESTLAELGSYRPAPASLPAAGSWADLIEQAAQPTATLARQRQDLQADLDAESAYGDAVRALGRMAGSLDRSQRVSLLPFVLQATDNPGELDAALKADLADRYVLATETVGANRVGLIATRRSERDLARAALGKVRLGELRLPGRFDGLPLGEAAAEMDRVASTGTARLGELNAERDRLAQAHAPALYAIRDALKDRVAIHDVRAVSARGKYSLALQGYVPEDRLAALKGALDRFGSAVSYDLHPVDDHHDDLVPVELKNNSYVKPFQTVMGLMTPPKYGTFDPTWVVALFFPLFFGIIMADIGYGLLFLWFGLWLLGKANRNEGWDLSFFGAYVPPVTLKDLGFVTNVMAAWTILWGVLTGEFFGTFLEHLHVFYINPELLNSLWSWTGVRYPIEEGVKHYGLIPILFPRLETGYFSNVALVFALCFGILQVLWGWAIRVQQGMKHKDPVHTWEGIALFGGVGALILMAFATKAGKDFGAFTNFSDPRVLLMYVGFAAFVVGWLRVIKHYPLLPIELLSQGGAVVSYARIFAVGLVSAILAKLCTDLGWSLYENIGFLGIIIGILLGLVLHFLVLALTLIGHVLQPLRLHMVEFLNPTGFNADSSPRYNPLRRLSPAQGQVK, via the coding sequence GTGATCAACCCCATGCAGCAGGTCGTGATCGCCACGCGCAAACGCGACAGTGAAGCGGTCATTGCGGCGCTGCAGGACGCCGGGGTGCTGCACCTCAAGCCCATCACGGGTGGCCCGCTGAGCACCGGCAGCCTCGCCGGGGCTGACGCCCAGAGCCGCCGCGAGGACGAGCGCCTGCTCGCCCGCGCGGAGAGCACCCTCGCGGAACTCGGCAGTTACCGGCCCGCGCCCGCCTCCCTTCCCGCCGCGGGCAGCTGGGCCGACCTGATCGAGCAGGCCGCGCAGCCCACCGCGACCCTGGCCCGTCAGCGTCAGGACCTCCAGGCCGACCTGGACGCCGAGAGTGCCTACGGCGACGCCGTGCGCGCCCTGGGCCGCATGGCGGGCAGCCTGGACCGCAGCCAGCGCGTCTCGCTGCTGCCCTTCGTGCTGCAGGCCACCGACAACCCCGGTGAACTGGACGCCGCGCTGAAGGCCGATCTGGCCGACCGCTACGTCCTGGCCACCGAAACCGTCGGTGCCAACCGCGTCGGGCTGATCGCCACCCGCCGCAGCGAACGCGACCTCGCGCGCGCCGCGCTGGGCAAGGTCCGCCTGGGCGAACTGCGCCTGCCCGGCCGTTTCGACGGCCTGCCGCTGGGCGAAGCCGCCGCCGAGATGGACCGCGTCGCGAGCACCGGCACCGCCCGCCTGGGTGAGCTGAACGCCGAACGTGACCGTCTGGCGCAGGCCCACGCGCCCGCGCTGTACGCCATCCGCGACGCCCTGAAAGACCGCGTGGCCATCCACGACGTCCGGGCCGTCTCCGCGCGCGGCAAGTACAGCCTCGCGCTGCAGGGGTACGTCCCCGAGGACCGCCTCGCGGCCCTCAAGGGCGCCCTGGACCGCTTCGGCAGCGCCGTCAGCTACGACCTGCACCCCGTCGACGATCACCACGACGACCTCGTGCCGGTCGAACTGAAGAACAACAGCTACGTCAAGCCCTTCCAGACCGTGATGGGCCTCATGACGCCGCCCAAGTACGGCACCTTCGACCCCACCTGGGTCGTGGCGCTGTTCTTCCCGCTGTTCTTCGGGATCATCATGGCCGACATCGGCTACGGCCTGCTGTTCCTGTGGTTCGGCCTGTGGCTGCTGGGCAAGGCCAACCGCAACGAGGGCTGGGACCTCAGCTTCTTCGGCGCGTACGTGCCGCCCGTCACCCTGAAGGACCTGGGCTTCGTGACGAACGTCATGGCCGCCTGGACCATCCTGTGGGGCGTCCTGACCGGCGAGTTCTTCGGGACCTTCCTGGAGCACCTGCACGTCTTCTACATCAACCCGGAACTGCTCAACAGCCTCTGGAGCTGGACCGGCGTCCGCTACCCGATCGAGGAAGGCGTCAAGCACTACGGCCTGATCCCGATCCTCTTCCCGCGCCTGGAAACCGGGTACTTCAGCAACGTCGCGCTGGTCTTCGCGCTGTGCTTCGGCATCCTGCAGGTCCTGTGGGGCTGGGCCATCCGCGTGCAGCAGGGCATGAAGCACAAGGACCCTGTGCACACCTGGGAAGGCATCGCGCTGTTCGGCGGCGTCGGCGCCCTGATCCTGATGGCCTTCGCCACCAAGGCGGGCAAGGACTTCGGCGCGTTCACGAACTTCAGCGACCCCCGCGTCCTGCTGATGTACGTCGGCTTCGCCGCCTTCGTGGTCGGCTGGCTGCGCGTCATCAAGCACTACCCGCTGCTGCCCATCGAACTGCTCTCGCAGGGCGGCGCGGTCGTCAGCTACGCCCGTATCTTCGCCGTGGGCCTCGTCTCCGCGATTCTCGCCAAGCTCTGCACCGACCTCGGCTGGAGCCTGTACGAGAACATCGGCTTCCTCGGCATCATCATCGGTATCCTGCTGGGCCTGGTCCTGCACTTCCTGGTGCTGGCCCTGACCCTGATCGGCCACGTGCTGCAGCCGCTGCGTCTTCACATGGTGGAGTTCCTCAACCCCACCGGGTTCAACGCCGACTCCAGCCCCCGCTACAACCCCCTTCGTCGCCTCAGCCCCGCCCAGGGGCAGGTTAAATAA
- a CDS encoding V-type ATP synthase subunit E produces MALDKLLENEAQQDIERIRAEAQGRAEQIVAQAHEQAQALIDSRTRQLAGARQAELVRARSAADLDSSAQRLAAADSLQAQAFTVSEQYLHSVTTSAEYPMIVSKLLQEALQVLPDAEVVEAALAEHDAVRQALAQLGRHLDVRPNEQVKTGVRLVGKGGKASIQNTLVGRLNRVRGDLAPQISRLLAE; encoded by the coding sequence ATGGCGCTCGACAAGCTCCTCGAGAACGAAGCCCAGCAGGACATCGAGCGCATCCGCGCCGAAGCCCAGGGCCGCGCCGAGCAGATCGTCGCCCAGGCCCACGAACAGGCCCAGGCCCTGATCGACTCCCGCACCCGCCAGCTGGCCGGCGCGCGTCAGGCCGAACTGGTCCGCGCCCGCAGCGCCGCTGACCTCGACAGCAGCGCCCAGCGTCTCGCCGCCGCCGACAGCCTCCAGGCCCAGGCGTTCACGGTCTCCGAGCAGTACCTGCACTCCGTGACCACCTCCGCCGAGTACCCCATGATCGTCAGCAAACTCCTGCAAGAAGCCCTGCAGGTCCTGCCCGACGCCGAAGTGGTCGAGGCGGCCCTGGCCGAGCACGACGCCGTCCGTCAGGCCCTGGCCCAGCTGGGCCGGCACCTGGACGTGCGCCCCAACGAGCAGGTCAAGACCGGCGTGCGCCTGGTCGGCAAGGGCGGCAAGGCCAGCATTCAGAACACGCTCGTGGGTCGACTGAACCGCGTGCGCGGCGACCTCGCCCCGCAGATCAGCCGACTGCTGGCCGAGTAA